A window of Hordeum vulgare subsp. vulgare chromosome 5H, MorexV3_pseudomolecules_assembly, whole genome shotgun sequence genomic DNA:
CTGCAAAGATATTTACTTTGTATCGCTCATAATGGCATAATTGAATACATTATGTGTATGTATTCATTAGCTCATTTACATATGTATTGCATCTAGTACTTATGCACTGCTTAATAGCTATTTATGATTGTTGTTCTTATATGATGTGTTGTTCTTATGTTATGCCTAGTGTGAAGTGCTGCATAATATTAttctttttcatgcatgaaatctAAATACGGCATCACCTAAGCCTCTGATTGGGGGGGACAAGCTAGCTAGATGGCTAGAATAATATACGATTAATCAATTGAGTAAAGGTTAGTCTGTAAAGGTAGGAAGAGAGAAAGCATGCATGCGCGCCTTTATTGGCAGCTGTCAAAGGAATAATGTGTCGGCAATAATACTTAATACTTCATTTTCATAACATGTCATGAATCCTAGCTAGGCTAGCTACCCGCAATCATTCTTGAATGGACTTGATTAAGCTAAGCTTACTCGAattgtgctagtttctgtcttgtTTAATGTGGACGAGCAATTGGGTTTTTATATTGAACAATTGGTTAAGGTTCATGCTTGCAGTTAATTAGTTGGAGTAGTTAGTTAGTTACACTGTGTTCGCTACTACTGTGGTTGGTGCATGAGAGCTAGCCCAAGTGATTCATGCTCATCGAGTCGAGGAATTTGTCTCAGATTCAGGTGTGATTATTTGGCATCCATCTAGACAAGACTAACAGAAATGGGTGGGGCCTTAATTCCTGGTACAATGACATAGATGCATGCATGTGCAATTCCACAATCTCTAAAAGGAAGATCAAATCTGGAGCTGGTGATGGATGGATGAGTCAGATTGGAGACCAAACCCATGTGACATGACTGATTGCTTAGGTTCACTTGTTAACAATCATTTGAgttcagctgctagctcaagtccCAAAATCAGGCTTTTCGCATCCATACAGAAATGACATTGACTTACTTGGGTTGAGCGGAGAATTATTTCTTCACTCATCGTTCACTTTTTTTTTAAGAAAAAGAGGATGACCCCCCGGCCTCTccatctgggagatgcatgcggtcattttattgattattctcgaggacaTTACAAAGAagtacaacaatatgtctgaatccgccatcttggcaacatctgccgctactcatatccatatgatgaaggggtgtaaGCTGGACCAAacacccagacctctcacctaagcctaacatctaaagccgaagaccctgaccgagccacataccgggtccgggggcacaaaccggtccgacgcactcacatgtgtcgtcatcgccatcttccactggttcatcttcagatcagattgaggtaccagccttggcaggtgcctccgccatcgacgccatcatgacgccaaatgacgacctccacctacgcgagtccatctccaagcaggacggagatccatgctaggatagggtcGCACCACCGctgtcgcccaccacccacaagcgccacccagccGCAGGGTtccaaagcggcgccttcaagaagggaacggcgccgtgagcgccgccgccgcccaacaaagttaaggctttttcccgggagacctaggggaaggggaagtgaggggatcagtccataccgacgcctccaaggagggaaaCGGCGCCCTCGGGCGTCGCCGTCGATGCGGCCGGCTATGGCCGaccagggatttcgcccgaactagataCCCACCACTAGCAGCACCTCCTGTACAAAACCGGCAATCCGAGGAAGCACGGCCCGACCATGCTGGCCCGCACGCCGAACAGGGAAGGAGGGGAGGCGCTAGATAGCGCGCACCGGCCACCGCAAAAGCCGCCGTCGGACGCCAGCGaccaccggatcccgccgcccgtGCGGCCGAGACGCCGGATCCACCTCCCGCATGGCTGCTAGCCTGTCGTGCCTCGCCAATGGAGGCGCCGCTCTAGATCCGGGACTCCGCATGCAGAGGCAGGGCAGcctaggccccgccgccaccatccttgacgccccgggcttgcccggcggctgtctcaggcggcggcggggaagggagggggagggggaggcggagggggaggcggctagggttgggagagagggaggggacaCTCATCTTTCACTGGATGAAACAAAGAGGAGAATGCCAATTTCATTAATAGCACAGAGAATGAAGCACCGATCTATCATTGTATGAAGATATCATTCAtgatctacatcttttggtcaagGCCGGTCCATAGACAGGGCAAAAAGGGTGACCTCCTCGCACTACTCTAGGGCATGTCAACACTAACTGACCAAAACATATTATCACTGGCCCACTTGCGGCTCGTTGGTGCTACCTGGATAGTGATGACTACATAATCACATATCACCAGCCGGACAGTGATATTTACGCATAAAAGCGTCTAGagaatgattgatacgtctctaacgtatctataattttttatggtttcatgctattatcttatcaactttggatgttttgtatgcattttatatcttttttaggactaacctattaactcagtgtcagttcctgtttttttccgtgtttttgacccttttcagaaaagaattttaaacggagtccaaacggaaaaagatcttcggaatgattttttccggaacaaaagatacgcggggagcttgagaaccaaggcaaagggtcccgggggaggccacaagccccctagccgcggcctgggggggcgcgcctagcaggcttgtgggccccccgtggctcctttgccctacctcttccgcctataaattccctaaaaatctgaaaccacgggagagagccacgaaaatacttttctgccgccgcaaacttctgtctccgcacgttcccatctggggcacgttctggtgccctgtcggaggggggattcggacacggagggcttcttcatcaacaccattgcctctccgatgatgcgtgagtagttcaccatagaccatcgggtccatagctagtagctagatgtcttcttctctctcttggatcttcaatacaaagttctccatgatcttcatggagatctatccgatgtaatcttcttttgcggtgtgtttgtcgagatccaatgaattgtggatttatgatcagattatctacgaatgttatttgagtctcctctgatctcttatatgcatgatttcatatccttgtaattttatttgagttgtgggtttcgtttggccaacttgatctataattcttgcaatgggagaagtgcttggttttgggttcataccgtgcggtgacctcacccagtgacagaaggggtagcgaggcatgcatcgtgttgttgccatcaagggtaaaaagatgggtttatatctattgcatgaatttatccctctacatcatgtcatcttgcttaaggcgttactccatttgtcatgaacttaatacactagatgcgtgctggatagcggttgatgtgtggagtaatagtagtagatgcagacagtatcggtctacttgtctcggacgtgatgcctatatgtatgatcattgccttagatatcgttatgactttacgcggttctatcagttgctcgacagtaattcgttcacccaacgtaacacttgctatcatgagagaagcctctagtgaacactatggcccccgggtctacttcacatcatattttcagtcctacacttttactttgttgcactttccgccttcagatctcactttgcaatcaatcgtgaagggattgacaacccctttatagcgttgggtgcaagtttgtttgtttttgcgcaggtactttggagacttggcttgatatttctactggattgataccttggttctcaaactgagggaaatacttactgctactgtgctgcatcaccctttcctcttcaagggaaaaaccaacgcaagctcaagaggtagcaatgatcAACACATAAACCCAGTTGCACAGGAACACACATTATTACACATGCACATATAAACATTATGTTTTCATATGTCATCACATACACATTGACATGCATCTCATACAACATCATTTGCCAATATAATTTGATATTCACATAACACATATACATCTCACATATTCATTCCACTACACTTTGATGTTCAAATAATAGATACACATCTAATACATTCATTCCAACAATTTGATGTTCATATAACTTATACACATCTAATACATCAATGCCCAAACATGTCACTTTGTGATGTCGTTATCCTCAGTAGTGTCCTTTATAACATTAATCCTTCAGCAAAAGGTCTTCCCTTTAGAGGGAAGTTATCAATGAAACACATTCTCAAGTCTTCGCATCTCGACTGAGAAGAAAGGTGGTCTACTCATCTCGGTCATTAAACCTATAAGATACAACACTTTAGTTCTACCTTAGTTCCCTCATCTAGATTATCCAAGCCATACTCAAGTTGATGCATTATCTGAGGTAAGTTATTTGCACTTATGGGTTCATCATTTTGTATAATGGCAGGTCTAGTGTAGAGACCACATTAGGTAGATAGCTATTACACCATGACAAGGGATGAAACACTCGTTATTTTACACAACGATGGTCGCCTCGTGTCTTGGTGGCCTAACGGTATCCCTTGAAACGGGAAAGAAAGAAACATATGTAGATCATGAGGGTTGTCTACCAACCGGTGGACTTTATACGCATTGGTCTTGAGAAAGGTCTTGTTTGATTGTTCAAATCGCATACACCTAGTATGGCAGAGAAATGAGTGACACAATGGTCATATCGAAACTTGTGGGTCAAGTGTACAACCTATGGAGAGTGTAAACCTAtttgaatagtcatgtccacggtcaaagaCAACTAATGAGGCCACACTAAACTTGTGGTATGTTTTGTTTTAACAACAAAAAGGATGGGATTGTAAGTTGGGCGGGCTACAAGGTGGGGAAAGGACATGTGACTATGGACCTTCTCCCAGCAAAAATGTTAGAGAAACTTGGAGATGGTGGAATCTGTTTATGCTTGGTTATTGTGCTATTATAGTATGCCATTGTTTGCAAAAtgcagcattacatggttttcaaaACTAGTAGTATTATCACACACGCTCAAACATAGCTTTCCACAAATACTGAAACATAGCATAGCGATATTCCTTGGTGCTAAGTTGTTGCATGAATATCAGTTATCATCCTTTCGTGAGTTGCTTATGAGTACACTCAATATACCCCACATGGCTTGTTTATTTCGCCAGACATGGAAGATTATGTGCCAGAATAAGAGTATTATGATGAcgtccctgcgaactaggacgcttcctgatCAGTTGCCCATGGGGTTAAGGCATGTTGGCTAGGGCCCAAGTTATTGTCAAAGTTTGTGTTGCATTGTTGCATTTGCAGGTCTGGCCATGAGGTTGTGGTCATCTTTGCGTAAGACTTTTGGTACATATTTGCAGAGTTCCATATTTGTGTCGGAGGGGGGGTTCTTTTgtgtagaaaaataaaaaatgtttgGATGTGAAATTGTGGTACCGTCAATTGTTCGCGGCGACGCACTGATCATGGGATCGCTGTTGCATGCAAAATAGGAGGGTTCAGTTTACTAGGCCAGGGTCCCCACAGTAGACGATTCATTAGTTTGAGGACCGAAAGTCATCGTTCCATCCCAAAGTCATGGGTTGGTTCCATCTTCGTGTTCAGTTGATGATAAAAAATGTCATGGGTTGGTTCCGTCCCGGTGTTTAGTTGAAGAGATGAAATGAGAAGAATATGATGCCACTCACCTCTTCGATATAAATGATGAGATTACATCTCTGAACAAATAGAGTTCTTTGCATTTGACAAGCCTATAATTTAAATTTTCAGCaacattttctttctattttcaacacatgcaaataaaaatatatgatcatgAGTGCAAACCAAATATTTATGAAAAAAAATcacgaaaatgaaaaaataaccacgaaaatgaaaaaaaataaccACAAAAAAATAACCAAGAAAACTTTTGTTCGGGCGCGGGGGTGAGCGCGGTGAGACTTGCTtggttatttctttttttctttgctttCATGGACGAATAACGAGTCGATTCCTCCAAATCGGTGGAATCACTTGATGAAGCATCTGGAGGGAATATTCCCTACATGCGGATGACCCAATTCCGGTTCCTAACCCAACTAAACACGAGAACGGCTGCTAGGACCCGTCCGATTCCACCTCATCctgaaaccaaacacaccctaggtGCTTGATTGGTGCTCAACTATAACAACCGTTCTATATATGCGATCTAACCCCAACCAAACTCACAGCTTTGTACCTAATAATAATCTAACAAAAAATAAATGTATAATTATGGGTCTTAAAAAAGGTTGAGAATCGATGGGGGATTGCTGATTGGTTGATGCAGACAGTATCTAGAGGTGCCCAGTTTCAGTCGAATAATACCGAGTAGTTTGGtgctagataattaagcatgatTAATTAGTTGTTCTCATGCTTGAATCCAACAGCTGCATAGTTAAGCTAGCAaccaatgtactccctccgtcccaaaataagtgtcttaagcttagtacaattttatactagagctagtataaagttgagacagttattttgggacagagggaataGTATATATATCATTGACACCAGTAGGTGTTTGGCTTGAGATTAATTTGCTCCAACGGTTGGAGATCTCCTCTGAATCTGATTAGGGGAGTGGGGGAGAAGGTAGTTAACTACTTATATAATTAACTAAAGGTCACAGCTTAGTCTGTAAAGGCAGGAAGAGAAAGCATGTGTTGTGTAGTAGCTGAGGAGGGACAAGGGAATATTGAGTCAGCAAATCATtaattcaagttgcttactaCTCCTACTTTTTCATGTCATGGATCTGATTAAGCTAACCTAGTGTAGTAATTCTCATTTATGCTAGTTTAATTTGGCCGAACCAGCGGTTTTTACTAATTGGTATTAATTATAGTAGTCGTTAACTCTCCATGCTTGCAGCAGCAGTTAACTGGAGTAGTTAGTTAGCTACAATGTGGTGGGTGCACGCTAGCTTAGCTTAAGTGATGCATGGGTCTAAATTCAGTCAGTCAAGGAATTGTTTGAGGACAGCTAAAAAATGTGTGATGAGTGAGGTTtgtcatccatccatccattccAATTTCCAGACAAGATGGACTGCTTAAAAAGAAGCAATCTGAAAGGAAAGCTAGGAGGATGCTGGAGACCAAACAAACCCATGTGATTCTCATTGGTTTGCTTCTCAAACCAACACTTATCTTGAGGCCAATCACTTCACTTGAGTTGGCTTGTCCTGCATAATGCTCCAACCATTTACTTACAGTACTCGTGAACCTTCTGTAATCGAGCAACTACTGCACTGCGCTGCGCTGGATGATGCTCAGCTCAGCTCAGCTAGAGATGGTCGAGACGACGTCACGGTACAGGTGCCACTTGTCGTATCTCTGGTGCCCCGGCAGCAGCGGCCTCAGCCGTGGCGCGCCGATGCACTCCGAGCAGCAACAGCCCCTCAGCTCCTCCAAGCACCCACCACAGCACCTGCACCAGCAATTCAGTTCAGTTCACTTCACTTGGGTACATTCCACACTTCACTTGGCACAACCGGCAGCTCAATCTATCTAACATACTGTAGTATCTGATGCAATCTACGTAGGAAGGATCAAAATGCGTACAGATAGAGGCGGTTGCAGTCGATGCTGGCGCAGTTGCGGTGCCTCAGCTCCTCCACCTCCGACCCGCACACATAGCACCGCCCCAGCCACCGCGACGACCCATCATCGGCGCCACCTCCTTCTTCTGCAAACTTGGCTGGTGGCAGGGACAGACGGTCATCGAACACAAACAGATTGCCCACCCACTCTGCACTCCCTTCACTCTTCAGATAGTTGGACACACCCCCCTTCAGGGTGTACAAATTTCCAAAACCCTTCTCCCTGTCAAGGACGCGTAAGATTATGCAACACATAGCCACCCACCCCCCAATAGCATATAGATATACAGTTTCATTTACCTCAGAATCGTTGAATACACGTCGCATCTTATGCCACCCGTGCAGTACATTAATATGTCTGTGTTCTCCTTGTCTACTCCATGTAGAGGGTCCGTTGAATCCATCTGCATATACATTCGATGAAACCATCTGGGATTTTAGCCCACTTTGATCAATATATTCAGGTGGGGGGAAACTCTTGCTCTGACAGCCCAAAGGAAGATGGCATTAGCTAAAGGGGTACCTCTTGCTCTGACAGCCCAAAGGAAGTGCTTCTGAAGCAGTCCACGTTAGGCCTCTTAGCTCCTTCAAAATGCCCAATGTCCCATTCATAGTCTGTCACGAAACAACACACAGCATAAATATGTGCCGGATTATTACTTGAAATCAAATCGTCCAAGCAAACATAACAGACAGAGTCATCAAAGTTTACCATTCCTGACATCAAGGAGCAAAAGCTTTCGATGTTCAGAGACGTCTCCAGCTGCTTCGATTTCAAGGCGTTTCCTAGCTTCAAGTTTTGCCTTCCACTCCGACGGTGTAAGCGGTGAAGCACGCATGCTAGGCTCGACCAGAGGAAGGTGACAAGTGCCACCTTCCAACTGCAGGTTTTGGTTTCAAATAAGATGTTTGCAGATTTTACTATAAACTGAAGTTACGTCTGGCAGGCACAGTAACGTGCATGCTCTCAAGTCTAGATATTGTAAGCTAAGTACAATCTTGGTACTTGTACCAATAAGCTCAGACGAACAAAAAAACGTTGTTTAGTTACAGTTGTGCTTCATCACAGTTGTGCTTCAATGATGAAATGACGGCATAACCGTCACACAAGATAACACTTGAAAACATTGTTGTGGACTTGAACTAAATACGACATTTGGTTATTGCAGCCCATGTCTTGAGTGTGTAACCATGCACTTTCAGCATCTTGAACAGAGGAAGAGCGATAGTTGTCTACTCCTGGAAGCTTGACAGAGCATTCATGAAATTTACAGTGCAGATCTTGGTTAAACGAGATTAAGAGCACATTGTTTCCCTATGCAGCAAAAAAAGAAGAGGCATTGCTTTACCTGCACAAGCGATTGTTTGTAGCGCAGTTTGAGACGTGGAAAAGCATGGCCGCTTAACGCTGGCGAAATCTGGACGAGTATATCAGAGAAGCGCGGGTCTCTCCTGAGCCAGTCTGCATATGCCATTGCATCCTTGCGTGGACCACTGTACTGTGGCAAGAGCACAGGTTAGGATAGGAGTTCCGAATGATAATCATGTTATGTGGTGACGCAAACATAAACATTGTTTACAGTTGATATAAAAACATTGCAGTGTGTTGTTGACTAGAGGATTATGCTTATGCATCCATGAATGAATCAAGAAGAAAATCGTGTGCTTGTGTTTGGGTTTACGTACCTGAGCGTTGATCCCCTGCTCGTTCATGTAGATGCGACCATGTATGTCTATGTCGCGTCCCTGGAGCACCAAATCAACCAAGGTTTTTAATTTGtgtaaagaaagaaagaaataataaaaatgcaGCCTTTCATTCAGATCGAATCTGGTCAAGTGAAACTGAATGGAGTCAAGACCTGTAGGAAGTGGAGGTGCGCGGCGACGTCGGCGCGGGGGTCCTCCACGGGCACCAGCTTGTAGAAGGTTACGACCACGAACTCCGACTCCGACTCATCTGTGCCGGCGACGGCAATGTGGCAGGTGGGGGCGGGGAGGGAAGAGCGGAGGCGGCCAGACCGGTGCGGCAGAGAGCGCCACGGCGAGGAGAAGAGGCACATGGCTCGGCGAGGCGGCGGACGGAGGAGGTAATGGTGGTGGAGATGGACGGCGGCCGCCATGGCCAGGTGCAGGTGCAGGTCCAAGCAGCACAGGATTTATTCCCTCCctatcctctcctctcctctcttcttttcttttcttttcttctctttttcacATTTATTAGTTTTCTCCAAATCAGATGCCAACAAATCCTGGGACCCTGTtcttataaataaataaataaaaactgtCTCCAAGTATTCGACGTTctcatttcaaaaaaaaaaaattgaTGTTCTCACATATCAAATTTCCTTATGTATGTATCTTTATAATACAGATCCAGTCGACCCTCAAGATTGAGACGATTTGATGGACCTTATCATTCCAACTTCTTCAAGCACTCCCTTCATTTATAGATATCCATTTCAAGTGTGTTTTGTTTGACACAACATTCATACGACCAGAGACCTCATTAAGCTGCAAATGCGCTTTGTAAAGAACAAAGATCACTTTTGCAAACTAAAAAACAACACACGCTGCACTTTATTATTTGCACACTGTAAATAACCCAGATCACACAAGAACAAGATTAGAGAATAGAGATGCGGGTAGATGTTCTTGTATTCTTGTCTACGGAGCAGAGACTGCAATTTTTGTTTGCTTTACTCTACATTTTTGTTTCTGGGCTATGGTTGAAAACTAATAATTTCGTAAACTCATACTTTATTTTTTCATAGTCTTTAATACTCTCCACTATCTTATCTTGTATGTCTAACTGAATTTGCTGTCATGATTCATGGTTTCGACACAAAGAGTGATATGCAATCCAATTTGTACTTCTACTTATCTCACATTAGGTGCTACAGTACTTataacttgatacgtctcaaatgtatatgTAGTTTTTTAAATCGGAACTTGATTCATGTTTCTTGTGGCCCAAAAAAAGTGTTAAATCGGCAACATATTTTAACCCCCATAGGTATTCATTTATTTCCTGTGAAGCCAAAAACAATCAGAAAAGAAGAACTGACATTTGACACTAAATTAATAGGTTGGTccagaaaaataatatttttttaaagtatataaaaatgataacataatagtgtTTAACAttgagaaattatagatacgtttgagacgtattactTAGGCGTCTCCCATTAGGAGTCGTGGGCAGTTTCGACGGCGAAGGTCATGCGTAACGTGGTTTATCTTGCAAAAGTATTAGAGCACCTCTAGCAGACCCTTATATCGCAGACTCTTATAACACCGTTCACGAGAAACGCGTTTTGCGGGCTCGCGCTTGCTGCGATCAAACAGACCCTGCATCTCAAAACTGTAAAACCGAATATTCTGCGAATATTCGTTTTTACATTTCCGTAATGCGGGGTATGTTCGGCAGCCGTCCGCGCCAACACGCAAACCAGAAAAAATAAATTTAACAATTTGACCTCAATTCCGACGATTGGCCTCAAATTTGAAGAATTAAATATAGTTTACGCACAAATTAACCATAGTTTCAATCATGACTTAAAAGAACCTATGCAAAAGCAACCATcaccttcatcatcatcttcatcatcgtaaTCGCTCTCCACCACCGCCAACAAAGCCAACATCACCTCCATGACCATCACCGCCAACATCATCACTCTCCACCATCTCCACCCATTCCCCCGATGGCCCCGAAGCCATCAGACATTGCGGCTATCACCCTTCTCTTCAAGATctctctccttgccatatcataCCTGTTTCATACTTCTCAACTTTGTTTTGCATGttttcatcaccatgatagaatgTCTCCACATAAGAATAAAGGTTGTATTGATGTCAACAGAATCAAATATGTTGTTATTTGCATAGTTGTAGTGTGGATTCAACAAATATTTAGTCAACTACAGTGGGGCATATCTTTGATCTTCTTTTCAACTATAGTTAACACATCTTTGTAGCACGCCTCTACATTACCGAAGGCCTCTTTGAGTTCTTTCTTTGCCTTCACAATCTCTCCATACACAAAGCCCATTGAGGGACGTGCATCACCGTCAACCAACCAGAGGACCTTCACCAACGGCTCAAACACCTTGATGCAAAGATTCACATCCTTCCAGAAGGCCTTGTTGAGAATTATGGATGCAGCATCTTGCCTTTCTTTGAGTGCACATCCTTGATTTTGTCCCACTTAGAGGATACCACCATCTTTCTTAGTGAATCAGCCTTGTCTTCACGGCTTTGCAAAGTGAGGAATTGGGAAGCAGATTTGGTTACTCCCGGCCTTATGATTTCTTTCTTCTTGGTGAAGCATATCATACACTCTAAGGTGTGATGGTGCCCATACACAAATACTGTGAAACCCTTGGCTTCCTCAATTATCTCCTTGAACTTAGCTAAGTTGCCAATCCCTTGGAGCATCAAACTGACAATGTGAGTCGCTCAGGCCGGGGACTTGATTAGATCGAACCGATCGGTTCGGTGCTTCTGCTCCTTTTCAAATGCAGTTTCCTGGTTCTCTTGACTGATCGGTCATCCAGAAAAACAATGACCGAGCGGACTACCAAGAATTCGGTTCGGTCCTCGGTTTTAAAGGAATAGAATTGATATTGGATGGGAAGTCAAAAATCGCGGGACAAATCTTGGGGAAAAATGTTgacgccaaacaaaaacaaaTCGAAACATGCTAACCTACGAGGGAATGGTAAGACAAAAGAATTGTTGTAGGATATCATAGGAAGCAGGCCCCCGGTTGTGAAGGAACAATGGCCTCGGCCGCGTATGAGtggtgaacatcgttgtccacggCTGAGAGGGAGCCATGGTCACGCGCCTGTAATGTTAATGGTCCACTAGTACTGAACGTTGATGGTTGGGCTGGGCCTTAATAAAATGAGAacgttaataaaaaatattgttaaTTCAGGAGATTCGGTGAATAGAGTCCAACGACTTAGAGTCCAAAAGTATTATCTGTTTTTGATGTTTGTTAACCGATCGAACGAATGACCAAACCTTcggtccttgatttttttcggcttCGATCACGTGTTTTTTTGGCTTCGATCCTAATTTTTTAGGCTTTGCTTTGGTTTTCGGTTTTTATGCCCACCCATATAAGtcgctcttgataacccacaagtataggggatcgcaacagtttttgaggatagagtattcaacccaaatttgttggttcgacacaaggggaatattatcgagtattagcagttgagttgtcaattcaaccacacctgaaagacttagtatctgcagcaaagtttcagtaacaaagtagtgtgatagtaacagtaacAGCGATAACAGTAGCAccggtgacagcagtagcggtaaagtaacttagcaatgaCCGGTAGGAaaatctcgtaggcattggatcggtgatggataattatgtcggatgacattcatcatgtaacagttataacatagggtgatatgtaactagctccagttcgtcaatgtaatgtaggcatgtattccgtatttagtcatacgtgcttatggaaaaaacttgcatgacatctattgtccatccctcccgtggcagcggggttttaatggaaactaagggatattaaggtctccttttaataaagaaccgaaacaaagcattagcacatagtgaatacatgaactcctcatactatgatcatctccgggagtggttccggctattgtcactccggggttgccgggtcataacacatagtaggtgactacaacttgcaagataggatcaagaacacacatatattgatgaaaacataataggttcagatctgaaatcatggcactcgggccctagtgacaagcattaagcatagca
This region includes:
- the LOC123397469 gene encoding rhodanese-like domain-containing protein 8, chloroplastic; translated protein: MVMEVMLALLAVVESDYDDEDDDEEILCCLDLHLHLAMAAAVHLHHHYLLRPPPRRAMCLFSSPWRSLPHRSGRLRSSLPAPTCHIAVAGTDESESEFVVVTFYKLVPVEDPRADVAAHLHFLQGRDIDIHGRIYMNEQGINAQYSGPRKDAMAYADWLRRDPRFSDILVQISPALSGHAFPRLKLRYKQSLVQLEGGTCHLPLVEPSMRASPLTPSEWKAKLEARKRLEIEAAGDVSEHRKLLLLDVRNDYEWDIGHFEGAKRPNVDCFRSTSFGLSEQEMDSTDPLHGVDKENTDILMYCTGGIRCDVYSTILREKGFGNLYTLKGGVSNYLKSEGSAEWVGNLFVFDDRLSLPPAKFAEEGGGADDGSSRWLGRCYVCGSEVEELRHRNCASIDCNRLYLCCGGCLEELRGCCCSECIGAPRLRPLLPGHQRYDKWHLYRDVVSTISS